ATCGTGCGTACAATACCGCTTCCACGAGGCGCAGACCGCGCCTCGTAGCTCTCCCATCGGGCCCATGAGGCACCATCGCTTGCGTCAGGTCAATGTCAGGTTCCGGCAAAAAATTAGAATTTTACGACATCACATCATTCTAAAAACGACATTTTCGATTTTTGAAAATGTGACATTTGCCGCAGATTTATTGGGAGCCTTGCCGCAACTTGCTGGGCGGCATTCCTGTATGGTGCTGAATAAAGCGGGTAAAATACGCGGCTGAGCCAAATCCGAGATGTCGTGCGATGTCTTTGGCCGGCTCTGTGGTCTCACCCAACAGGCTGCGTCCGGCATGCAGCACCCGTTCGGTCAACAGATCCGCCGCGGTTTTTCCGGTTGCCGATTTCACGGCGCGGGTCAGATGGGTCGAGGTCACACCCAATTCATCCGCATAGGCCGCCATGCTTGCCCCGGTTTGATAACCCGCAGACAACAGGTTGCAATAGCGTTGGCTCAGCCGTCCGGCAGCATTGCGCCGGTCAGGGACATGTTCATCCTGCATGATCTGCCGCCGCAACCAGACCGAGATCAGCGCGGCGTGGGCCTCAAGCGCATCCTGGCGCAGCGGCCGTCGCTGCGATTGCTCGCGATGTGCGGCCTCGATCAATGCGGTCAGTTCCGATTGGGTCGTGACATCCCGAATGCGCAGATGCCGGGGCATCTCCGGCAAGCGCAGCGGGGTGCCTTGCGGGATCAGCACCGCCTGTCCCATGCTTTGCCGCCCCATATCCAAAGAAAACAATGCCCCCGCAGGTACCCAAAGGGCATTATGCGCCCCGATACCGCGCCGCAGCCCATCCAAGAGCGCACGCCCTTGACCACGGGTGAT
This window of the Sulfitobacter mediterraneus genome carries:
- a CDS encoding helix-turn-helix domain-containing protein, whose product is MTTDIQVLTLAQLSGGQDWQVQLAHDRSHHLLVWITRGQGRALLDGLRRGIGAHNALWVPAGALFSLDMGRQSMGQAVLIPQGTPLRLPEMPRHLRIRDVTTQSELTALIEAAHREQSQRRPLRQDALEAHAALISVWLRRQIMQDEHVPDRRNAAGRLSQRYCNLLSAGYQTGASMAAYADELGVTSTHLTRAVKSATGKTAADLLTERVLHAGRSLLGETTEPAKDIARHLGFGSAAYFTRFIQHHTGMPPSKLRQGSQ